One genomic segment of Motacilla alba alba isolate MOTALB_02 chromosome 1A, Motacilla_alba_V1.0_pri, whole genome shotgun sequence includes these proteins:
- the MIEF1 gene encoding mitochondrial dynamics protein MID51 isoform X2, whose protein sequence is MAGAGQRKGKKDDNGIGTAIDFVLANARLVLGVGGAAMLGIATLAVKRMYDRAISAPSSPTRLSQSGKRSWEEPNWLGSSSRLLTQDMKTSLSRSLQTLPTDPSAADTDFFRPTKPKPSAKRSQVELKKSRLRLSLQEKLFAYYRRRVAIPAEEQARAKQAAVDICAELRSFLRAKLPDMPLRDMYLSGSLYDDLQVVTADHIQLIVPLMLEQNLWSCIPGEDTIMNIPGFYLVRRENPEYFPRGSSYWDRCVVGGYLSPKTVADTFEKVVAGSINWPAIGSLLDYVIRPAAPPADLTLEVQYDADRHLFIDFLPSLTLGDIILVAKPHRLAQNDNLWRLSLRPAETARLRALDQGDSGCRCLCLKIFKAVCKLNPALGHLTASQLTNVILHLSQEESDWSQDMLADRFLQALKGLIRYLEAGVLPSALNPKVNLFSELTPEEVDELGYTLYSSLSEPEVLLQT, encoded by the exons ATGGCAGGCGCCGGGCAGCGCAAAGGGAAGAAGGATGACAACGGCATCGGCACCGCCATCGACTTCGTGCTGGCCAACGCGCGGCTGGTGCTGGGCGTGGGCGGTGCCGCCATGCTGGGCATCGCCACGCTGGCCGTCAAGCGG ATGTACGACCGGGCAAtcagtgctcccagcagccccactCGCTTGAGCCAGTCGGGAAAGAGAAGCTGGGAAGAGCCAAACTGGCTGGGCTCCTCCTCACGCCTGCTGACCCAGGACATGAAGACCAGCCTCAGCCGCTCCCTGCAGACCCTTCCCACTGATCCTTCAGCTGCAGACACTG ACTTCTTTCGACCCACAAAGCCCAAGCCATCTGCCAAGAGGAGTCAGGTGGAGCTGAAGAAGTCTCGCCTTcgcctgtccctgcaggagaagCTGTTCGCGTACTACCGGCGGCGGGTGGCGATCCCGGCGGAGGAGCAGGCTCGGGCCAAGCAGGCGGCTGTGGATATCTGCGCGGAGCTGCGCAGCTTCCTGCGCGCCAAGCTGCCGGACATGCCCCTGCGGGACATGTACCTCAGCGGCAGCCTCTACGATGACCTGCAG GTAGTGACAGCTGACCACATCCAGCTCATTGTACCTctcatgctggagcagaacCTGTGGTCGTGTATCCCCGGGGAGGACACTATCATGAACATTCCTGGCTTCTACTTGGTGCGTCGAGAAAACCCAGAGTATTTTCCTCGCGGGAGCAGCTACTGGGACCGCTGTGTGGTGGGAGGTTACCTTTCCCCCAAAACTGTAGCAGACACCTTTGAAAAAGTTGTAGCTGGGTCCATCAACTGGCCAGCAATTGGGAGTCTCTTGGACTATGTGATCCGTCCAGCGGCTCCCCCAGCTGATTTGACACTGGAAGTCCAGTATGATGCGGATCGGCATCTTTTTATTGACTTTCTACCATCCCTGACACTGGGGGACATCATCCTCGTTGCCAAACCTCACCGACTGGCCCAGAATGACAACTTGTGGCGACTGAGCCTGCGGCCAGCGGAAACGGCTCGCCTCCGCGCCCTGGACCAGGGGGATTCTGGCTGCCGCTGCTTGTGCCTCAAGATCTTCAAAGCGGTGTGCAAGTTAAACCCAGCTCTGGGACACCTCACTGCCAGCCAGCTCACCAATGTCATCCTGCACCTCTCCCAGGAGGAGTCAGACTGGTCCCAGGACATGCTGGCTGATCGCTTCTTGCAGGCACTGAAGGGGCTGATCCGCTACTTGGAGGCAGGTGTCCTCCCTAGTGCCCTGAACCCCAAGGTGAACTTGTTTTCAGAGCTCACCCCCGAAGAAGTGGATGAGTTGGGCTACACCCTCTACAGCTCTCTGTCGGAGCCAGAGGTCTTGCTGCAGACGTAA
- the MGAT3 gene encoding beta-1,4-mannosyl-glycoprotein 4-beta-N-acetylglucosaminyltransferase has product MKMRRHKLFLTLCMAGLCLISFLHFLKALSYVTFPRELASLSPNLVSSFFWNNAPVTPQVSPEPGGAEFLRTPLYSHSPLLQPLSPSRASEELHKVEFVLPEDSTEYFVRTKAGGICFKPGTKVLEKPPVGGRQEERADGAASGRPARKPLSASGTKRRKWVECVCLPGWHGPSCGVPTVVQYSNLPTKDRLVPREIPRRVINAINVNHEFDLLDVRFHELGDVVDAFVVCESNFTAYGEPRPLKFREMLLNGSFDYIRHKVLYVFLDHFPPGGRQDGWIADDYLRTFLTRDGISRLRNLRPDDVFIIDDADEIPARDGVLFLKLYDGWTEPFAFHMRKSLYGFFWKQPGTLEVVSGCTMGMLQAVYATDGIRLRRRDYYTMPGFRQYENSTGHILVQWSLGSPLHFAGWHCSWCFTPEGIYFKLVSAQNGDFPRWGDYEDKRDLNYIRELIRTGGWFDGTMQEYPPADPKEQMYAPKYLLKNYQRFRYLLENPYRKAEGAG; this is encoded by the coding sequence ATGAAGATGAGACGCCATAAACTCTTTCTGACTCTCTGCATGGCTGGTCTCTGCCTCATCTCCTTCTTGCACTTCCTCAAGGCCCTTTCCTATGTCAccttccccagggagctggCTTCACTTAGTCCCAACCTCGTCTCCAGCTTCTTCTGGAACAATGCCCCCGTCACGCCTCAGGTCAGCCCTGAGCCAGGGGGTGCAGAGTTCCTCCGCACACCCCTGTACTCCCACTCCCCCTTGCTCCAGCCCCtgtctcccagcagagccagcgaAGAGCTGCACAAGGTTGAGTTCGTGCTGCCAGAAGACTCAACGGAATACTTTGTCCGTACCAAAGCTGGTGGCATTTGCTTTAAACCAGGCACCAAGGTGTTGGAGAAGCCACCCGTGGGAGGTCGGCAGGAGGAGCGAGCGGATGGCGCAGCCTCGGGGCGGCCAGCTCGGAAGCCGCTGAGCGCCAGTGGAACCAAGCGGCGCAAGTGGGTGGAATGTGTGTGTCTGCCGGGCTGGCACGGCCCCAGCTGTGGCGTCCCCACCGTGGTCCAGTACTCCAACCTGCCCACCAAGGACCGCCTCGTGCCGCGGGAGATCCCCCGGCGGGTAATCAATGCCATCAACGTCAACCACGAGTTTGACCTGCTGGATGTCCGCTTCCATGAGCTGGGAGACGTGGTGGATGCTTTCGTGGTGTGCGAGTCCAACTTCACAGCCTATGGAGAGCCGCGGCCCCTCAAGTTCCGCGAGATGCTCCTCAACGGCTCCTTTGACTACATCCGCCACAAGGTGCTCTACGTTTTCCTGGACCACTTCCCCCCCGGTGGCCGCCAGGATGGCTGGATTGCTGACGATTACCTGCGTACCTTCCTCACCCGGGATGGCATCTCCCGCCTCCGCAACCTGCGCCCGGACGACGTCTTCATCATCGATGATGCTGATGAGATCCCGGCCCGTGATGGCGTGCTCTTCCTCAAGCTCTATGATGGCTGGACAGAGCCCTTCGCCTTTCACATGCGAAAGTCGCTCTATGGCTTCTTCTGGAAGCAACCAGGCACCTTGGAGGTGGTCTCGGGCTGCACCATGGGGATGCTCCAGGCTGTCTATGCTACCGACGGGATACGTTTGCGACGCCGTGATTACTACACCATGCCTGGGTTTCGGCAGTATGAGAACAGCACTGGACACATCCTGGTGCAGTGGTCGCTGGGCAGCCCCCTCCACTTtgctggctggcactgctcctGGTGTTTCACCCCAGAGGGGATCTACTTCAAACTGGTGTCAGCCCAGAATGGGGACTTTCCCCGCTGGGGTGACTATGAGGATAAACGAGACCTCAATTATATCCGGGAGCTGATCCGGACTGGTGGCTGGTTTGATGGTACTATGCAGGAGTACCCCCCTGCTGACCCCAAGGAGCAGATGTACGCTCCCAAGTACCTGCTCAAGAACTACCAGCGGTTCCGCTACTTGTTGGAGAACCCCTACCGAAAGGCAGAGGGCGCTGGGTGA
- the MIEF1 gene encoding mitochondrial dynamics protein MID51 isoform X1 encodes MAGAGQRKGKKDDNGIGTAIDFVLANARLVLGVGGAAMLGIATLAVKRMYDRAISAPSSPTRLSQSGKRSWEEPNWLGSSSRLLTQDMKTSLSRSLQTLPTDPSAADTDFFRPTKPKPSAKRSQVELKKSRLRLSLQEKLFAYYRRRVAIPAEEQARAKQAAVDICAELRSFLRAKLPDMPLRDMYLSGSLYDDLQTWIGQQSLLQYLPDGKMPMAIVVTADHIQLIVPLMLEQNLWSCIPGEDTIMNIPGFYLVRRENPEYFPRGSSYWDRCVVGGYLSPKTVADTFEKVVAGSINWPAIGSLLDYVIRPAAPPADLTLEVQYDADRHLFIDFLPSLTLGDIILVAKPHRLAQNDNLWRLSLRPAETARLRALDQGDSGCRCLCLKIFKAVCKLNPALGHLTASQLTNVILHLSQEESDWSQDMLADRFLQALKGLIRYLEAGVLPSALNPKVNLFSELTPEEVDELGYTLYSSLSEPEVLLQT; translated from the exons ATGGCAGGCGCCGGGCAGCGCAAAGGGAAGAAGGATGACAACGGCATCGGCACCGCCATCGACTTCGTGCTGGCCAACGCGCGGCTGGTGCTGGGCGTGGGCGGTGCCGCCATGCTGGGCATCGCCACGCTGGCCGTCAAGCGG ATGTACGACCGGGCAAtcagtgctcccagcagccccactCGCTTGAGCCAGTCGGGAAAGAGAAGCTGGGAAGAGCCAAACTGGCTGGGCTCCTCCTCACGCCTGCTGACCCAGGACATGAAGACCAGCCTCAGCCGCTCCCTGCAGACCCTTCCCACTGATCCTTCAGCTGCAGACACTG ACTTCTTTCGACCCACAAAGCCCAAGCCATCTGCCAAGAGGAGTCAGGTGGAGCTGAAGAAGTCTCGCCTTcgcctgtccctgcaggagaagCTGTTCGCGTACTACCGGCGGCGGGTGGCGATCCCGGCGGAGGAGCAGGCTCGGGCCAAGCAGGCGGCTGTGGATATCTGCGCGGAGCTGCGCAGCTTCCTGCGCGCCAAGCTGCCGGACATGCCCCTGCGGGACATGTACCTCAGCGGCAGCCTCTACGATGACCTGCAG ACCTGGATTGGACAGCAGTCCCTGCTGCAATATCTCCCTGATGGCAAGATGCCCATGGCTATA GTAGTGACAGCTGACCACATCCAGCTCATTGTACCTctcatgctggagcagaacCTGTGGTCGTGTATCCCCGGGGAGGACACTATCATGAACATTCCTGGCTTCTACTTGGTGCGTCGAGAAAACCCAGAGTATTTTCCTCGCGGGAGCAGCTACTGGGACCGCTGTGTGGTGGGAGGTTACCTTTCCCCCAAAACTGTAGCAGACACCTTTGAAAAAGTTGTAGCTGGGTCCATCAACTGGCCAGCAATTGGGAGTCTCTTGGACTATGTGATCCGTCCAGCGGCTCCCCCAGCTGATTTGACACTGGAAGTCCAGTATGATGCGGATCGGCATCTTTTTATTGACTTTCTACCATCCCTGACACTGGGGGACATCATCCTCGTTGCCAAACCTCACCGACTGGCCCAGAATGACAACTTGTGGCGACTGAGCCTGCGGCCAGCGGAAACGGCTCGCCTCCGCGCCCTGGACCAGGGGGATTCTGGCTGCCGCTGCTTGTGCCTCAAGATCTTCAAAGCGGTGTGCAAGTTAAACCCAGCTCTGGGACACCTCACTGCCAGCCAGCTCACCAATGTCATCCTGCACCTCTCCCAGGAGGAGTCAGACTGGTCCCAGGACATGCTGGCTGATCGCTTCTTGCAGGCACTGAAGGGGCTGATCCGCTACTTGGAGGCAGGTGTCCTCCCTAGTGCCCTGAACCCCAAGGTGAACTTGTTTTCAGAGCTCACCCCCGAAGAAGTGGATGAGTTGGGCTACACCCTCTACAGCTCTCTGTCGGAGCCAGAGGTCTTGCTGCAGACGTAA